GATCGGCCGCTCCCCCGGTCCCAGCCGCGGCACGGGGCTCTCCCGCCAGAGCGCGGCGAGCATCTTCCGCTGTGGTGACGCCACGTCGACGCGGTGGTGCGCGTCCCCGGTGTACCCGATGGCGGCGTGCTCGCGGAGCACGCCGAAGCCGGCGTCGGCGAGCACGGGGTCGGCGTCGACGAGTCCGGCGACCCAGTCGTTCACGGCGGGGGTCGTCCGCATGTACGCGGGGGACATGCCGCGGAGGAACCCCATGTTCTGCACGGCGAGCGCCGTCTTGACGTACGAGCGCGCGGGACGGCTCCGGTTGAACGCCGTGCGGATCGACTGCTGCGGCTGGTGCTCGTCGGGTCCCTCGCCGAGGTCGACGAGGTCCTGCCGGCCGAGGTCGGGCGCGAAGGTCACGGCGATCCGGTGCTGCCACTGCCACGGGTGCACCGGGAACCAGGTGTACCCGTCGGGGTCGAGGCCACGGCGCTCGAGCGTCGCCTGGAAGCCTGCGACGGTCGCCGCGTCGAGCTCGGCGGCCCAGTGGTCGTGCTCGGTGCGGTCCGCGGCGAGCGCCAGGTGCGTGTGCTCCCGCCGTGCGGCGAGCCACCGGTAGCGGAAGCGGGCGCCCGCCTCCGGGGCGTGGGCGTGGTACTCGTCGAGCCCGAACCCGATCCGCCCGTTCGCGGCGACGAAGGCCGGGTGCCCCTCGGTCATCGCGGCCTCGGCGTCCTGGAACGACGCGACGACGTCGCCGTCCGTCCGCCCGCGCGCCAGCTGCGCCGCGGACGGCCCACCTCGCCGGTGCTTCGCCGCCGCGCTCGCCAGCGTCGACGCGATCTCGTCCAGGTAGGTGCCGAGCATCGAGTCCGGGATCCCGAGCACGTCCCGCAGGTCGAGCACGAGCTCCTGCGCACTGAGCGGCGCGGGGACGCCGTCACGCGTCCGGGTCAGCGAGTCCTCGTCGAGCACCCAGTGCTCGAGCGTGTGCACCCGCGCCCGGAACCGGTAGGTCGAGTCCCCCGCGTCGAGCGCCCACCCGTCACCGTCCACACGCGGCGCGGTCAACCGCTCATGGGTGAACTCGGCGATCGCCTTCGCGACGAGGTGCCGTTCCGCGGGCTCCAGGTGCTCCGGCCGCAGGTGCGCCGCCGGCCCGCCGTCGTCCGGCACCCCGATGCGCGCGGTGTCGAGCACCGAGAGGAGCGCCCGCTTGCCGTCGACGTCCACCACACGGAGCGCTCGGAACCCGACCTCGGCGTTCTTCCGCTGCACGGCCGTGTTCCGCACGTCCGGCTCGACGACGACACGGCGCGCGCCGAGCACGTCGCGGCAGTGCTCGACGACCGCTCGCATCACCGCGCTCGTCAGGCCGTGCACCCGTCCCTCGGCGGGCGGCGGTGCGACGAGCAGGTGCATGCCGACGTCGCCCGGCTCGGCGTCCCACACGTCGGTGAGCAGCACGACGGCCGGGTCGTACGTCTCGGCGTAGGCGATCGGCGCGCCGTCGCGGCGGAGCAGCCACCCCGCCTGCGCCGGGTCGTCGCGCACCGCCGTCAGGTACGTCCGGACCGCGTCCACGTCGCGGTCCGCCATCCCCCACCAGGACGACGCGGGCTCCGCCAGCCAGGACCCCAGCAGGGCGGCGTCCCGTCCCGGGTCCACGGGTTCGACGGACAGGAGGCTCGTGGCTGCGCGCGCCAGGTCGCGCTCGGCCGTGCGGGCGCTCATGCGCGCACCCCCGCGGCCTCCGGGAGGCGCGTGGTGGCGGCGCTCGCCGCCACCGGCGACGCTCCGGGAGCCGGCCGCCCGCCGGGCAGGCCGAACTCCTGGAAGGCGATCCGATCCTCCAGGCCGTACACGGCGCGCCCCGTGACGGACCGGATGATCGACGCGTTCCGCCACGCGCCCATCCCGAGGTCGGGCGCGGTCAGGCCGTGCGTGTGCTCCTCGGCGTTCTGCACCCAGATGCGGCCGCCCAGGGTGTCGACGTGCAGGTCGCGGGCGACCGCGAACCGGCCGCGCTCGTCGCGGGCGACGAGGTGCTCGACAGGGGCGAGGAAGTGGGGCGTGCGGGGGCGGTACCCGGTCGCGAGGACGAGCCGGGCGACCTCGTGCGTCGCCTCGGTGCCGAGCTGCGCGTGCCGGAGCGTCAGGCGGAAGCGGTCGCGGTCGGGCAGCCACTCTGCCGCGACCACGCTCGTGTCCGTGCGGAGCGTCGTGGGGACGGGTCCGTGGGCGCTGATCCGGTAGAGCGTGTCGTAGATCGTGTCGACGAGGTCGGCGCTGATGCCCTTGTACAGCCCGCGCTGCTCGCGACCGAGACGGTCGCGCACGTCGGGCGGCAGCGCGTGGAAGTGGTCGGTGTACTCCGGGCTCGTCATCTCGAGGGTGAGCTTGGTGTCCTCCATCGGGAAGAACCGGGGCGAGCGGGTGATCCAGTCGAGGCGGTACCCGCCGTCGCGGATGCCCTCGAGCAGGTCGCGGTAGACCTCGGCGGCGGACTGCCCGCTGCCGACGACGGCGATCGAGTCGGCGCGGCGCAGGTCCTCGCGGGCGGGCAGGTAGCCGGCGGAGTGCACGACGGGGCCGCCCAGGTCGCGGAGGGCTTCGGGAACCGCCGGCTCGGTGCCGATGCCCGTGACGACGTGGCGGGCGCGGTAGGTCTCGGGCCCGGTCGGGGTCTCGGCGTGCACCGTGAACAGGTCGGTCTCGAGGTCGTGCTCGACGGCGACGACCCGGCGGCCCCAGCGGAGGGTCTCGAGCTGGTCGGCGGCCCACCGGCAGTAGGCGTCGTACTCGCTGCGCAGGGGGTGGAAGTCCTCGCGGATGTAGAACGGGTAGAGCCGCCCGGTCCGTTTGAGCCAGGCGAGGAACGAGTACGGCGAGGTCGGGTCGGCCATCGTCACGAGGTCGGCGAGGAACGGCACCTGGATCGTGGCGTCGTCGAGCATCATGCCGTGGTGCCAGGCGAAGCCGTCGGCCTGGTCGAGGAACACGGCGTCGAGGTCGGCGATCGGGTCCGTCAGGCAGGCGAGGCCGAGGTTGAAGGGGCCGATGCCGACGCCGACGAGGTCGTGGACGGTGCCCGTGGTCGGGGTCGGGGTCGGGGTCGGGGTCGGGGTCATCGGTTCGCTCCCGTCGGCTCAGTGGTGCGGAGGTGGTTCGTCGTCGTCGCGGTGCGCTCCGCGTGCAGGCGCTCCGCGGTCGCGACCACGTGGTCGAGCGCCGCGACGACCTGCTCGGCGCTCGTCCCGGGGTCGAGCAGCGTGAGCTTGTTGCACGGCCGACCGTCGACCACGGTCTTCGCGACGAGCACCCGCCCCTCGGCGAGCAGTGCGGCGCGCAGGGGTGCGACGAGGACGTCCGCATCGGCGTCGACGACCCCGTCCGGCTGCCAGCGGAACAGCACCGTGCTCAGCTGGGTCGGCGCGACGAGCACCAGGTCCGGGTGCGCACCCACGTGCTCGTGCACCTGCTCGGTCACGTCGAGCACGGTGTCGAACGCCCGGCCGATCGCGGTCGCACCGCTCGCCCGCAGCGTCGCCCAGAGCTTGAGCGCGTCGAAGCGCCGGGTCGTCTGGAGCGACTTGTCGACCTGGTTCGGTTCGTCGGCGTCCTCGGGGTTCAGGTAGTCGGCGTGCCAGGCCGCACGGCCCAGGTCGGCCGGGTCCCGCAGGAGCAGCGCGCTCGAGGACACCGGCTGGAAGAACGACTTGTGGAAGTCCGCGGTGACGCTCCGCGCCCGTTCGATCCCGTCGAGCAGGTGCCGGCGCGTCGGGGACACGAGCAGTCCGCACCCGTACGCGGCGTCGACGTGCAGCCAGACGTCCTCGAGGTCGCACACGTCCGCGATCGGCTCGAGCGGGTCGATGCACCCGCGGTCGGTCGTCCCGGCGGTGGCGACGACGGCCATCGGCGTGCGGCCCTCGCGGCGGGCGTCCGCGACGGCGTGGGCCAGGGCGTCGGGGCGCATGCGGCCGGCGGCGTCGGCCGCGACGTCGACGACGGCGTGCTCGGGGAGCCCGAGGACCATCGCCGACTTGCGGACGCTGAAGTGGCTCGACGCGGTGGCGAACACGACCAGGTCGTCGAGCGCCGGACGGCGACCGGCCCGGCCCGTCCGGCTCGTGGCGGCCTGCCGTGCGAGCAGCAGGGCGTGCAGGTTCGACTGGGTCCCGCCGGAGGTGAAGATCCCGTCCCCGTCCGCGAAGCCGATCGTCCCGGCGGCCCAGCGGACCACGCGCCGTTCGATGTCGGTGCCGATGCGCGACTGGTCCCAGGTGTCGACCGAGGGGTTCACGGCCGCGAGCACCGTCTCCGCGGCGACGGCGGGCACCGCCACCGGGCAGTTCAGGTGCGCGAGGGAGCCGGGGTGGTGGAACCAGACCGCCTCGGCGCAGAAGAGCGTGTCGACCTCCGCGACGGCGGCCTCGGCGGTCCCGAGCGGGCGGTCGAGGTCGATCGCGGCGACCCGGTCCCGGAGCACGGCGGCCGGGGTGTCGGTGGTCGGCGCGGTGACCGACGCGAAGCGGTCCGCGGTCCGGTCGACGGCGGTGTGGACGACGGCCCGGTAGCGGTCGGCCCGGGCGGTGTCGAGGATCTCGAGCTGTGGTTCGGAGCTGTTCACGTTAGGGAAGGCTATCCTTACTTTCAGCGGTCGGGTACCCGCGGACGGGGGAAGAACGGTCGTTCTGGTGGGACTGTCCCCCGGAACAGGCGACACACCCGCCGGGTTATCGTCGGACCGTGCCCGCTGCCCCCGCCACCGCGTCGGTCGCCGTCGTCGGGGCCGGGCAGGCCGGACTGTCCGCCGCGCACCACCTCGTCCGCCGCGGGTTCGTCCCGGACGGCGACCCGGCGGGACGGACCGTCGTCGTGCTCGACGCGAACCCGCGGCCGGGCGGGGCGTGGCAGCACCGCTGGGAGTCGCTCCGGATGCGCACCGTGAACGGCATCTTCGACCTGCCCGGCATGCCCGTGCCACCGATCGACCTCGAGGAGCCGAGCCGCACGGCAGTCCCCCGGTACTTTGCGGCGTACGAGGAGCACGAGCACCTGCCGGTCCACCGCCCGGTGCACGTCCGCGCCGTCCGGTCCCTCGGGGCGACGACCACGGCGCCGCTGCACGTCGAGACGGACCGCGGCGACTGGCAGGTCCGTGCGGTCGTGAACGCCACCGGCACCTGGGACACCCCGGTCGTCCCGGACGTGCCCGGTGCCGAGCGGTTCACCGGCGAGCAGCTGCACAGCCGGGACTACGTCGACGCCGAGCACTTCCGCGGCCGGCGCGTCGCGGTCGTCGGTGGCGGGATCTCGGCCGTGCAGCTCCTCGAGGAGGTCAGCCGGGTGACCGACACCGTCTGGTACACCCGCCGCGAGCCGGTGTTCCTGCCGGGCGACTTCGTCCACGAGCTCGACGGGGTCGACGTCGAGCGCCGGGTCGCGGCGGACGTCATGGCCGGTCGCACCCCGGGCAGCATCGTGTCCTACACGGGCCTGATCTGGACCGACTACGCCGTGGCTGCCCGGGAGCGCGGCGTGCTCGACCGGCGGCCGATGTTCACGCGGATGGGGCCGCACGGGGTCGTCGAGCAGGACGGGTCGTCCACCTCGGTCGACGTCGTCATCTGGGCGACGGGCTACCGCGCCGACCTCGACCACCTCGCGCCGCTCGGGCTGCGCGGCCCGCTCGGCGGCATCCCGATGACCGGGACGCGGGTCACGGCGGACCCCCGTGTGCACCTGGTCGGCTACGGACCGTCGCAGTCCACGATCGGCGCGAACCGCGCGGGACGCGCGGCCGCCCGCGAGGTCGCGCGGTTCCTCGACGGCGCGCCGGTCCCGTCCGCGACGTGACCACAGGACGGGCGGGAGGCACGGCGCCAGCCCGCCCCGCGCCTCCCGTCCGTCGCCTGGTCGGGTCGCGACGCCGGACGCACGTGCACCCGCTCCCGCTCCCGCGCCCTGCGCCTGCGAGACGCCCCGAGTCCGCGGAACGCCTCCAGCGCAGCGAGACGCCCTCGGATCCGGCGGAGGCTCGCGGACTCGGCGGCGTCCGGCGCGCAGGAGGGCGCCTCAGGAGGCCACGGTGAGCGGTGGGAGCGGCCGGTCGGTGTCCGCGACCCGGGTCACCCGCGCGGCCAGCGAGCGGAGCGGCGTCGACAGGAGCAGCGCGTCGATGGCCCACCGTGCCGCGAGTCCGACCCGGCTGCGCGGGTAGGCGAACCGCACGACGCCGCTCGGGATGCCCTGCACGTCGTCGACGAGCGGACGCATCCAGTCGTCGAAGGCCGCCAGCGCCCGCTCGACCGACGCGGACGACGTGTCGTCACGGGCTGCGGTGTCGTCGAAGAGCTGGGCGGCCAGGGACGCGGCGAGGACGTAGCCGCTCGTCAGGGCGAGTGACGCCCCGCCGCCGCCCATCGGCGTGACGCACCACGCGGCGTCGCCGACCAGGGCGACACGCCCGCGCCGCCAGGACGGCATCCGGATCTGGGTCAGGCGGTCGACGTACAGGTCGTCGGTGGTGGCGAAGCCCGCGAGGACACGGTCGGTCTCCCACCCGACACCCTCGTACCGACGGGCGAGGGCCGCGACGACGGCCGATCGGTCCCGGCTGTCCACGTCGCCCAGGTCGTCCTGGTCGCCCTCGGCTGCGTACGCGAGGATCGCCCTCGTGGTGCCGTGCGGGTCCGGCCGGAGGTGCACCTGACGGCCGCCGACCGCCGTGTACCAGCGCCAGCGGTCGTCGTCGGAGGCGGTGCGCGGGATCGTGCCGAAGGCCATCGTGACGCCGAGGTCGCGGGGGTCGACGTCGTCCGGGGCGTTGAACACGAGGCTCCGCGTCGACGACCGGACGCCCTCGGCGACGACGAGCAGGTCGGCGTCGAACCGGCGTCGGGCCGAGGTCGTCACGGTGACGGCGTCGTCGCGGTCGGTCACCGAGGTGATCGTGTCGCCGTACACGACCTCGACCCCGTCGGGCAGGTCGTCGAGCAGGATGCGGGCGAAGTCGCCGCGCAGCACCTCGAGTTCGGCGGTCGCGCCGTCCGGCCCGTCGCCCGGCAGTTCGGCCCGGACCGACCCGTCCTGGGTGACGAGCACCGTGCCCGTCTCGGTCGTGTTCGCCGCGCGGACGGCGTCGACGAGGCCCATCCGCTCGAGGACCTCGTGGGCGACGCCGCGGACGTCGACGTTCTGGCCGCCGTCGCGGAACGCCGGCGCACGTTCGATCACCGTGACGTCCCAACCGGTGCGGCGCAGCCACCAGGCCGCGGACAGACCTGCGATGCTCGCTCCGGAGATCACTGCGTGTGGTGCGGACATGTCCTGCTCCTCGTGTGCTGTCGTCGGGCGACCGCTCGGTCGTCGTGCTTTACAGTGAAGCGACTTGACTGTGGAGGAACCTGGATGGACGTCGACCCGCTCGACACCGCGTGGACCGAGGTGGAGGTCGCGGTGATGCAGCGCCTGCGCGACTGGGCGGTGGCGTTCGACGAGCTGAACCGGCACCTCGGCGCCTGGGTCGACCTGACGCCGTCCGACGCCAACGCCCTCGGGCAGGTGCTCTGGGCCGAGCGGGCCGGCGAGCCGCTGTCGCCCGCCGAGCTGGCGCGGCGGATCGGGATGACCTCCGGGGCGACCTCGGTCCTGGTCGACCGGCTCGAGTCGGCAGGGCACGTCACCCGGCACCGGGAGAGCACCGACCGGCGGCGTGTGACGCTCCGGACGACCGAGACCGCACAGCGGGCGAACGCGGCGTTCCTCGGGTTCGCCGGGCAGGAGATCGCGTCGACGCTCCGCGGGTCGGCGCCGGACGAGACCCGGGCGGCGCTGGCGTTCCTCGACCGGATGACGGAGGCGGCCACGACCGCGAACGCCCGACTGGCACGGCGCGGGCGCTCCGGCGGCTGAGCGCGGCTGAGCCTCCACCTCCACGGTGGAGCAGAAGCTGTCGGGTCGGATCCGGATGTCCGACGTCTTCTGCTCAATCGACGAGCGACCGGAGACGCGCGACGCACGGGCAGCAGCGCGCAAGCAGCGCTCGGAGCTCGAAGCTCGGAGCTCCGAGCCCGGAGTCGACAGAGCCCGGCGGCGACACAGTCCGGGAACGACGGAACCCCCGCCGAGCCGGAGCTCGACGGGGGTTCGTGGTGTGTGACCCCAGCGGGATTCGAACCCGCGTTACCGCCGTGAGAGGGCGACGTACTAGGCCGCTGTACGATGGGGCCGTGGTCTCCGCGGACGGAGCACACGTGTTGTCGGACACGGAGGCAAGGCACCGAAGTGACCTGCTCTTGGTGACCCCAGCGGGATTCGAACCCGCGTTACCGCCGTGAGAGGGCGACGTACTAGGCCGCTGTACGATGGGGCCGTTCCGACAACCCGATAAGTATGGCACAGCAGCCGCGCACTGCCAAAACGAGGCGTGTCGCCCGGGTGTGCCGCGTCCGGAGCGGGCCGATCCGTGGATGGTGGGACGTGCCTCCAGGCCGGTGTCGGGTCAGACCTGCAGCACGTCGCCCGGCTGCAGCACCACGAGTTCCCCGTCGCCGAGCGCCTCGCGCTGGCGGCCCGTGTGCATCGCGAAGCCGACCGCGGAGAGCGTCGCCTCGTGGATCGGGTACGCACGGCGCGGTGCGACCGCGGCGATCCAGTCCATCATCTCGGCGACCTTGAGCCAGGGGGCGCCGACGGGTGCGGCGAGGACCTCGACCGGGACCCCCGGCACCGTGTAGGCGTCGCCCGGGTGGAACAGCCGGCCGTCCACGAGCACGCCGGTGTTGTCGACGACGGGGACGGACGCGTGGATCACGTTGTGCCGCGTGCCGTGGAAGTCGAGGGTGAAGGGGCCGACCTCGCGGTGGTCGCCGTCGGTGACCACGTCCACGGTGATCCCGGCGTCGGCGAGGACCGTGGCGACCCCGGGCGGTCCGAGGACGACCGCGTCCGGGTTGCGTGCGAGGATCCGGGCGACCTGCTCGGCCGTGACGTGGTCGGGGTGCTGGTGCGTGGCGACGACGGCCACGACCCCGGTGACCTCGACCGGCCGGCTGAACTCGCCGGGGTCGAGCACCAGGCGGGCGGCCCCGGACCGGACGACCTGGCAGGCGTGCTCGAGCTTGGTGACCTCCACGCCGGCGACCCTACGCCCGGGCGCGCCGAGCCGGGCGGGCCGGGCGGGCCGGGCGGGCCGGGCGGGCCGGGCCGGCGGCCGGGCCGGGCGGGCCTCAGCACAACCAGAAGCACACCGTGCCACGGACTTCGACGGCGCGGCGTGCTTCCGGTTGTGCGGCAGCACGCCGCACCACGGACCGGCCCGCGCGATCGCGGCGCGCCGCCGCGCCCCCGCGCCCTACCGCCGCGGGGCCGCCGTCGACGTGCGCACCACGAGCTCCGCCGGCGCCGCGGGCAGCGGACCCGCCGAGCCACCGTCGACCTCGGCGAGCACGGCCCGTGCCGCCGCGCGGCCCTGCGCCTCCGGGTCCTGCGCCACGGTGGTCAGCCCGACGACCGCGCCGTACTCGTGGCCGTCGATGCCCATCACGGAGACGTCCCCCGGGACCGAGAGCCCGGCCCGCGACGCCGCGAGCAGCACCCCGAGCGCCATCTCGTCCGAGGCGCAGAACACCGCCGTGGGACGGTCCGTCGGGTCACGGGCGAACAGGTCCGCGCCGGCTGCCACTCCCCCGGCGAACGAGAACCGTCCGTCGAGCAGCCGGTCCTCGCGGACGTCGAGGCCCCGAACGCGCATCGCGTCCGCGAACCCGTCCCGGCGCAGGTACGGCACGGCGACGTTCATGCCGTCCTCGTCCTGGCCGCCGAGGTACGCGACCTCGCGGTGGCCGAGCCCGGCGAGGTGCCCGATCGCGGTCTCGGTGACGGCGAGGTCGTCGACCCCGACGTTCCGGAGCCCGGGCGCGGGGCCCCCGATCACGATCATCGGGTGCCGGGTGAGCTCGAGCTCGGCGCGTTCGGTCTCGTCGAGCACGAGCGAGAGCAGCACGAGGCCGTCGACGCGGTGCCGGAGCATCGAGCGTCGGAACGCCCGACCCCGGTCGCCGCCGGGACCGCCGAGGTTGTAGAGCACGAGGTCGTACCCGGCGCGCCGCAGCTCCGCGTCGATCCCGCCGAGGGCCCGCACGTAGAACCAGCGGTCGATCACCGGGACGACCACGCCGACGGCCCGCTGCCGTCCCGTGGCGAGTCCGGCCGCCGCCGAGCTCGGCACGTACCCGAGCTCGTCGGCGACCCGCCGCACCTGGTCGATGGTGGCGTCCGCCACCGTCGGCATCCCCCGCAGCGCGCGGGACACGGTCGACTTGGACAGGCCCGTGACGGTCGCGATCTCCTGGATCCCCATGGGCATGCCGGGAGGCCCGTCAGCCGTCGGCGCCGTGCGTCGCGTCCGCGACGGGCCGGGTGCGGACCGCGGCCGGCGACGCCGGTGCGGACACGGACGCGGTCCGGCCCGGAGCGGCGCGGTCGACGCCGCTCCGGGAGGACCCGGGCCGGCCGCTCGCCGGTCCTGCCGCACCGATACCGTCGACGACCCCGGTCGCCGCCGCGTGCCGCCGGAGGACGGAGACCCGCCACCGGTCGAGCACCACCACGGCGAGCACGCAGACGAGCAGGGTCATCGCCCAGCCGAGCGCGGGGCGTCCGGTGACCTCGCAGAACACCGTGACGCCGAGGAACAGGACGCCGAAGGTGCCGGCGAAGCCGATCGCCTCCTCGATCCGGGCGGTGGGACGTGTGGGTCCTCGCTGTGCCATGACTCCGTCAGCCCTTCACGCCGCCGGCGGTGAGGCCGGCCACGATGCGTCGCTGGAACACGAGCACCAGGATGACGAGTGGGATCGTGACGATCGTGCCCGCCGCCATGACCGCCGTGTACGGCTCCTGGTGCGGCTGCGACCCGGCGAACGACGCGATCGCGACGGTGACCGGCTGGGTGGCGTCGGACGACAGCTGGGACGAGATGAGGTACTCGTTCCAGGACGAGATGAACGCCAGGATCGCGGTCGTGAACACGGCAGGGGCGGCGAGCGGCAGGATGATCCGCCGGAACGCCGACACCCGGGTGCACCCGTCGATGCGGGCCGCCTCCTCGAGGTCCCACGGCATCTCGCGGAAGAACGACGCGAGGGTGTAGACGGTCAGGGGCAGCACGAACGAGATGCTCGGCAGGATGAGCGCCTGGTAGGTGCCCATCCAGCCGATGTCCGTGAAGAGCTGGAACAGCGGCGAGATGAGCGCGACACCCGGGAACATCGACGCGGCGAGGATCGCGCCGGCGATGAGCGACTTGCCCTTGAACTCGAGCCGGGCCAGCGCGTACGCCGCACTCGTGCCGACGAGCAGCGCGATGATCGTGACCACACCGCCGATAAGCAGGCTGTTGAGCAGCGCACGACCGAGGTGGTTGCCGAGCGCCGTCGAGAACGCCGTCGTGTAGTTGTCGAGCGTGACGTGCGTCGGCCACGGGGTGGCGTCGAACGTGAAGCCGACGTCCCGGAAGCTCGTGACGACCATCCAGTAGAACGGCAGCAGGCACCACACGGCGATGACCACGGCCTGGATGCCGGTGCGGAGCCGCGGGCCGGTGTGCCGCTTGACCCTGACATCGCCGCGTGCGCCAGCACGTTCGGCGGGAATGTGTAGCCGGTCTGCTGCGAGCGTCACTTGAGTTCACCCTTCTGCTGGGCGGCCTGGGTCTGCACGACGTTCGCACCGAGGAACCGGACGAAGACGAACGCGACGAGGAAGATCACCAGGAACGTGATGGTGGAGAGTGCCGAGGCGGAGTTGAAGCCCTGCCGGATCTGGTCGACGACCAGGATCGACAGCGTGGTCGTCGCGTTGCCCGAGCCACCACCGCCGCCCGTGAGGATCGCCGGCAGGTCGTACATGCGCAGCGCGTCGAGCACGCGGAACAGGACGGCGACCATGAGCGCGGGCTTGATGAGCGGCAGCGTGATGTTGACGAAGCGCTGCACGGTGGAGGCGCCGTCCATCTTCCCGGCCTCGTAGACCTCCTCCGGGATGAGCTGCAGCCCGGCGAGGATGAGGAGCGCCATGAACGGCGTCGTCTTCCAGGTGTCGGCGATGATGATCGCCCAGCGGGACGCCCACTCGCTCGAGGTCCACAGGATCTGCTGCCCGAGCACGTGGTTGAGCACGCCGTTCGCGTCGAAGATGAAGTACCAGAGCTTCGCGGTGACGGCGGTCGGGATGGCCCACGGCACCAGGATCGCGGCACGGACGAAGGCGCGGCCCTTGAAGTTGCGGTTCATGATGATCGCCATCCACACGCCGATGACGGTCTCGAGCGCGACGGTCACCACGGTGAAGAAGACCGTGTTGCCCATCGACACCCAGAACTGCGAGCCGAGGTTGCCGGGCGGGCAGGTGGTGTTGCCGCACTGCTGTGCGAGCCAGTGCACGTAGTTCGTGACGCCGGCGAACCCCCCCTGCACGAACAGGCCGGTCGCCTTGTCGAGTCCGGCGTCGAGCTGGAACGACTGGATGACGGCGCTGACGACGGGGTAGCCGATGACGATCGCGAGGAGCACGATCGTCGGGCCGATCAGGTACACGGCCCACCGGCCGTGCTCGGCGTTCAGTCCGCCCTTGCGCCGCTTCGGCGGCTCCATCCCCTGTGGGTTCGGGATGGCGGCGGGGATCTCGGTTGCTGCGGACACGTGGCGGCCTCCTTGCCGGGTGTCGGGACGCATGTGGGGGCGGACGGGAGGATCGTGGCGGGACCGCCACGATCCTCCAGTCCGCTGCGGCGTCAGCCGCGGGCCACGGTCAGTTGCTGTTGCCGCTGGTCGCGGTCTTGAGCGCGGCCTGCATGTCCTTGACGGCCTCGTCGACGCTCTTCGAGCCCTTGAGCGCGGCGTAGGAGTTGTCCTGGATCGCCTTCGTCACGGCTGGGTAGAACGGCGTCACCGGACGCGGCTCGGCCGACTCGATCGACTTCAGCAGGGTGGGCAGGTACGGCAGCTTCGACGTGAGCTCGGAGTCGGTGTACAGGTCACCGACGACCGGGGCCAGCGAGCCCTGCGTCGCGAAGAACTTCTGCGTCTCGTTCGACTCCAGGAACTCGAGGAAGTCGTGCGCGGTCGCCTTGTGCTTCGAGTACACGCTGATCGCGGCGTTGTGCCCGCCGAGCGTCGAGGCGCCCGTACCGTCCTTGCCGGGGATCGGCGCGATGCCGAACGTGTCCTTCACCGTGCTCGACCCGTCGGTCTTCGCGAGGTTGTAGACGTACGGCCAGTTGCGCAGGAAGAGCAGCTTGCCGCTCTCGAACGCGGTGCGGCCCTGCTCCTCCTGGTAGGTGATCGCCTCGGCCGGGATGTTCCCGTCCTTGAACGCGTCGACCAGGTTCTGCAGACCGGCCTTCGCATCGGCCGTGTCGACGTCGGGCGAGCCGCTCTTGTTCAGGACCGAACCACCGGAGCCGTTGATCGCCTCGGAGGCGTTCACGGTCAGGCCCTCGTACTTCGCGAACTGACCGGCGTAGCAGCCGATGCCGGCCTGCTTGGCGATGTCGCAGTCCTTCATCATCTCGGCCCACGTGGTCGGGGGCGTCTTGACGAGGTCCTTGCGGTAGTAGAGCAGCGCACCGTCGGAGGTCTGCGGTGCGGCGTAGAGCGTGTCGTTGTACGTCGCGGTCTTCACCGTGGACGGCAGGAGCTTCGAGGTGTCGATCTTCATCTTGCCGGTGAGCGGGGTCAACCAGCCCTTCGCGGCGAACTCCGCGGTCCAGACGACGTCGACGTCGACCACGTCGTAGTTCGCGTCCTTGGCCTGGAAGTGCTGCACGAGGTCGTCGTGCTGCTGGTCGGCCTGGTCGGACTGTTCCTTGAACGTGACCTTCTCGTCCGGGTGGGCGGCGTTCCACTTC
The Curtobacterium citreum genome window above contains:
- a CDS encoding GNAT family N-acetyltransferase translates to MSARTAERDLARAATSLLSVEPVDPGRDAALLGSWLAEPASSWWGMADRDVDAVRTYLTAVRDDPAQAGWLLRRDGAPIAYAETYDPAVVLLTDVWDAEPGDVGMHLLVAPPPAEGRVHGLTSAVMRAVVEHCRDVLGARRVVVEPDVRNTAVQRKNAEVGFRALRVVDVDGKRALLSVLDTARIGVPDDGGPAAHLRPEHLEPAERHLVAKAIAEFTHERLTAPRVDGDGWALDAGDSTYRFRARVHTLEHWVLDEDSLTRTRDGVPAPLSAQELVLDLRDVLGIPDSMLGTYLDEIASTLASAAAKHRRGGPSAAQLARGRTDGDVVASFQDAEAAMTEGHPAFVAANGRIGFGLDEYHAHAPEAGARFRYRWLAARREHTHLALAADRTEHDHWAAELDAATVAGFQATLERRGLDPDGYTWFPVHPWQWQHRIAVTFAPDLGRQDLVDLGEGPDEHQPQQSIRTAFNRSRPARSYVKTALAVQNMGFLRGMSPAYMRTTPAVNDWVAGLVDADPVLADAGFGVLREHAAIGYTGDAHHRVDVASPQRKMLAALWRESPVPRLGPGERPITMAALLHRDARGRSVAAALITQSGLDAADWVRRYLDAYLRPVVHCLTEHQLLFMPHGENLVLVLRDGVVSRVFMKDIGEEVVVVGDVAVPVGTERIVHPVDDAEAALGVFTDVFDGVLRYLAAILDEDGVLSGATFWRLVGACVDDAVVGRARPLDLRAPDFEHSCLNRLQLRNTLQMVDLSAQTESLIRAGRMPNPIGR
- a CDS encoding pyridoxal phosphate-dependent decarboxylase family protein, with the protein product MNSSEPQLEILDTARADRYRAVVHTAVDRTADRFASVTAPTTDTPAAVLRDRVAAIDLDRPLGTAEAAVAEVDTLFCAEAVWFHHPGSLAHLNCPVAVPAVAAETVLAAVNPSVDTWDQSRIGTDIERRVVRWAAGTIGFADGDGIFTSGGTQSNLHALLLARQAATSRTGRAGRRPALDDLVVFATASSHFSVRKSAMVLGLPEHAVVDVAADAAGRMRPDALAHAVADARREGRTPMAVVATAGTTDRGCIDPLEPIADVCDLEDVWLHVDAAYGCGLLVSPTRRHLLDGIERARSVTADFHKSFFQPVSSSALLLRDPADLGRAAWHADYLNPEDADEPNQVDKSLQTTRRFDALKLWATLRASGATAIGRAFDTVLDVTEQVHEHVGAHPDLVLVAPTQLSTVLFRWQPDGVVDADADVLVAPLRAALLAEGRVLVAKTVVDGRPCNKLTLLDPGTSAEQVVAALDHVVATAERLHAERTATTTNHLRTTEPTGANR
- a CDS encoding lysine N(6)-hydroxylase/L-ornithine N(5)-oxygenase family protein; its protein translation is MTPTPTPTPTPTTGTVHDLVGVGIGPFNLGLACLTDPIADLDAVFLDQADGFAWHHGMMLDDATIQVPFLADLVTMADPTSPYSFLAWLKRTGRLYPFYIREDFHPLRSEYDAYCRWAADQLETLRWGRRVVAVEHDLETDLFTVHAETPTGPETYRARHVVTGIGTEPAVPEALRDLGGPVVHSAGYLPAREDLRRADSIAVVGSGQSAAEVYRDLLEGIRDGGYRLDWITRSPRFFPMEDTKLTLEMTSPEYTDHFHALPPDVRDRLGREQRGLYKGISADLVDTIYDTLYRISAHGPVPTTLRTDTSVVAAEWLPDRDRFRLTLRHAQLGTEATHEVARLVLATGYRPRTPHFLAPVEHLVARDERGRFAVARDLHVDTLGGRIWVQNAEEHTHGLTAPDLGMGAWRNASIIRSVTGRAVYGLEDRIAFQEFGLPGGRPAPGASPVAASAATTRLPEAAGVRA